A region of Leptolyngbya sp. 'hensonii' DNA encodes the following proteins:
- a CDS encoding DUF4912 domain-containing protein yields MSRKRISQVPSALLAALGAILLASLSEMGGQQRWADAHPEPVVNTMLLADANNTAGTTPTAPAGSIPWPVWLGSLPIAGGFFWWLLKTQRTAAPTSKRPSDLPTGNKAPLPGAGATPAAPPELLQVSPPPSVVVERVPAPESIPPSPVVDVVQTSLGDSPADTVPAPALTSSPEVMEPEPSLPNGILESPTLPASTPAAVPVTSFVTATSLELAQSGVEATKFDVGQTDLASESLASVDEGLPELPDGYGVSRIVLMPRDPQWAYAYWDVSNEHKQALRQQGGFRLALRFYDVTDVDITLQNPHSLQQYDCDEMARDWYLPVPVSDRDYIVEIGYLAGDGRWLLLARSGSVRIPPVYPSDWFHDQFLTLDWNEDLRGRNFFDLGLQSTWSSTTGPIYDQIFDLAQSTEAQRVAGSLYGSMQHVAGSMQQIPLESLSSYIFPSGIGSWALPTVSGLTLSGVGFSASAAPIRPRQFWLVADAELIVYGATEPDATVTIAGRPIQLSPDGTFRFQMAFPDGLIDYPILAVAIDGEQTRSIHMRFTRETPHRHTNAKDEATDEWLI; encoded by the coding sequence CAAACAATACTGCTGGAACGACTCCCACCGCACCTGCGGGCAGTATTCCCTGGCCTGTCTGGCTGGGGTCGTTGCCGATCGCGGGAGGGTTTTTCTGGTGGCTGTTGAAAACACAGAGAACGGCTGCTCCAACCTCGAAGCGTCCATCCGATCTGCCAACCGGGAACAAGGCTCCGTTGCCTGGGGCAGGGGCAACTCCCGCGGCTCCCCCAGAATTGCTCCAGGTCTCTCCGCCTCCATCTGTTGTCGTAGAAAGGGTCCCTGCTCCGGAGAGCATCCCCCCAAGCCCAGTCGTGGATGTTGTGCAGACCTCACTAGGGGACTCCCCTGCTGATACTGTTCCTGCTCCTGCGCTCACATCCTCCCCTGAGGTGATGGAGCCAGAACCATCGCTTCCAAATGGCATTCTGGAGAGTCCAACTCTTCCGGCCTCTACTCCTGCTGCTGTTCCAGTGACCAGCTTTGTCACCGCAACCTCTCTGGAACTGGCTCAATCTGGTGTGGAGGCGACCAAGTTTGATGTGGGTCAGACGGACCTGGCTAGTGAAAGTCTGGCCTCTGTGGATGAGGGATTGCCTGAACTGCCGGATGGGTATGGGGTGAGTCGGATTGTACTGATGCCCCGTGATCCTCAGTGGGCCTATGCCTATTGGGATGTCTCGAATGAGCATAAACAAGCTCTGCGACAACAGGGCGGCTTCCGGTTGGCGCTGCGCTTCTACGATGTCACGGATGTTGATATTACGCTCCAGAACCCCCATAGCCTGCAGCAATATGACTGTGATGAGATGGCACGAGATTGGTATTTGCCTGTACCAGTCAGCGATCGTGACTATATTGTGGAAATTGGGTATCTGGCTGGGGATGGGCGCTGGCTCCTGCTGGCTCGATCGGGATCAGTTCGGATCCCGCCTGTCTATCCTTCAGATTGGTTCCATGATCAGTTTCTCACCCTGGACTGGAACGAAGATTTGCGGGGTAGAAACTTCTTTGACCTGGGTCTCCAGAGCACCTGGTCTTCCACAACAGGTCCCATTTATGATCAGATTTTTGATCTGGCTCAATCGACAGAGGCCCAGCGGGTAGCAGGGTCTCTCTATGGTTCCATGCAGCATGTGGCTGGTTCCATGCAGCAAATTCCGCTGGAATCTCTCAGTTCCTACATTTTTCCTTCTGGTATCGGATCCTGGGCCTTGCCGACAGTTTCTGGTCTCACCCTTTCTGGTGTCGGGTTTTCAGCTTCTGCGGCTCCGATCCGCCCCCGTCAGTTCTGGCTCGTGGCGGATGCTGAATTAATTGTGTATGGGGCTACGGAACCGGATGCCACAGTGACGATCGCGGGTCGCCCCATCCAGTTGAGCCCCGATGGGACATTCCGCTTCCAGATGGCCTTCCCAGATGGGCTAATTGACTATCCGATTCTAGCGGTTGCCATTGATGGTGAGCAAACGCGATCCATTCACATGCGCTTTACCCGCGAAACGCCCCACCGCCATACTAATGCTAAGGATGAAGCGACGGACGAGTGGCTGATTTGA